In Synechococcus sp. CB0101, a genomic segment contains:
- the ispG gene encoding (E)-4-hydroxy-3-methylbut-2-enyl-diphosphate synthase, which translates to MTASLASAPATEAANNPRYDTVIRRRKTRSVRVGDLWMGSDHPVVVQSMINEDTLDIEGATAGIRRLHEAGCEIVRVTVPSLAHAKAMGEIRQRLESAYKPVPLVADVHHNGMKIALEVAQHVDKVRINPGLFVFDKPDPNRTEFSDAEIAAIGDRITETFEPLVKLLKEQDKALRIGVNHGSLAERMLFRYGDTPLGMVESALEFIRICDRLDFHNIVISMKASRAPVMLAAYRMMADRMDAEGFHYPLHLGVTEAGDGDYGRIKSTAGIATLLSEGLGDTIRVSLTEAPEKEIPVCYSILQALGLRKTMVEYVSCPSCGRTLFNLEEVLHKVRSATAHLTGLDIAVMGCIVNGPGEMADADYGYVGKTPGVISLYRGREEIRRVPEAEGVDALIALIKEDGRWVDP; encoded by the coding sequence ATGACCGCCTCTCTGGCTTCCGCTCCGGCAACTGAGGCAGCGAACAATCCCCGTTACGACACGGTGATCCGCCGCCGCAAAACCCGCAGCGTGCGGGTGGGCGATCTCTGGATGGGCAGCGACCACCCGGTGGTGGTGCAGTCGATGATCAACGAGGACACCCTCGACATCGAAGGGGCTACGGCTGGGATTCGCCGCCTGCATGAAGCCGGCTGCGAGATCGTGCGGGTCACGGTGCCGTCGTTGGCCCATGCGAAGGCCATGGGCGAGATCCGCCAACGCTTGGAGAGCGCCTACAAGCCGGTGCCGCTGGTGGCGGATGTGCACCACAACGGCATGAAGATCGCCCTGGAAGTGGCGCAGCACGTCGACAAGGTGCGCATCAATCCAGGCCTGTTTGTGTTTGATAAGCCCGATCCCAACCGCACTGAGTTTTCGGATGCGGAGATTGCAGCGATCGGCGATCGCATCACGGAAACGTTTGAGCCGCTGGTGAAGCTGCTGAAGGAGCAGGACAAGGCCCTGCGGATCGGCGTGAACCATGGCTCGCTGGCGGAGCGGATGCTGTTCCGTTACGGCGACACCCCCCTGGGCATGGTGGAGAGCGCCCTCGAGTTCATCCGCATCTGCGACCGGCTCGACTTCCACAACATCGTGATTTCGATGAAGGCGTCGCGGGCGCCGGTGATGCTGGCCGCCTACCGGATGATGGCGGATCGCATGGATGCGGAAGGCTTCCACTACCCGCTGCACCTCGGGGTGACCGAAGCCGGCGATGGCGATTACGGCCGCATCAAGAGCACAGCCGGCATCGCCACCCTGCTCAGTGAAGGTCTCGGCGACACGATCCGGGTGTCGCTCACCGAGGCTCCTGAGAAGGAAATCCCGGTTTGCTACTCCATCCTCCAGGCCCTGGGCCTGCGCAAAACGATGGTGGAGTACGTGAGCTGCCCCAGCTGCGGCCGCACTCTGTTCAACCTGGAGGAGGTGCTCCACAAGGTGCGCAGTGCCACCGCCCATCTCACGGGCCTGGATATCGCCGTGATGGGCTGCATCGTGAATGGCCCCGGCGAGATGGCGGATGCCGATTACGGCTACGTGGGCAAGACACCAGGCGTGATTTCCCTCTACCGCGGTCGTGAGGAAATCCGCCGCGTGCCGGAGGCTGAAGGCGTTGATGCCCTGATCGCCCTGATCAAGGAGGACGGCCGCTGGGTGGATCCCTGA
- a CDS encoding S41 family peptidase, with translation MGSIRGKRVLVLVGLGALGVVALPPLLGPSAASLVNDSPKEVIDQTWQIVFRDYLDINGKYTPEKWRSLRRQVLSKTYGSSKESYEAIRGMLASLDDPYTRFMDPREFKEMQIDTSGELTGVGIQLSLDKDTKELVVVSPIEGSPASRAGVMPKDVIVSIDGKSTKGMSTEDAVKLIRGQAGSTVTLQLRRDGKLVDTPLVRARIELHAVDSQVNTSADGTRIGYIRLKQFNANAAKDMADALKKLEGENVQGYVLDLRSNPGGLLMASIAIARQWMDEGVIVSTKTRDGIQDTKRATGRALTQRPLVVLVNEGSASASEILSGALQDNHRAVVVGEKTFGKGLVQSVRGLSDGSGMTVTIAKYLTPDGRDIHKHGIDPDVRAKLTAQEAQKLRLEDLGTSKDSQYRVAESTLLKQVKASNGVTKAKLYNPASANVPAALSGAGSSR, from the coding sequence ATGGGCAGCATTCGGGGTAAGCGGGTCCTGGTGCTGGTGGGTCTGGGTGCACTGGGGGTGGTGGCGCTGCCGCCACTGCTCGGACCCAGCGCGGCGTCGTTGGTGAACGACAGCCCCAAGGAGGTGATTGATCAGACCTGGCAGATCGTTTTCCGCGATTACCTGGATATCAACGGCAAATACACGCCGGAGAAATGGCGCAGCCTGCGCCGCCAGGTGCTCTCGAAAACCTATGGCAGCTCCAAAGAGAGCTACGAGGCGATCCGCGGCATGCTCGCCAGCCTGGATGATCCCTACACGCGGTTCATGGATCCGCGTGAGTTCAAGGAGATGCAGATCGACACCTCCGGTGAGCTCACGGGGGTGGGAATTCAGCTGAGCCTCGATAAAGACACCAAGGAATTGGTGGTGGTGAGTCCGATTGAGGGTTCACCGGCCTCCAGGGCCGGGGTGATGCCGAAAGACGTGATCGTGTCGATCGACGGCAAGAGCACCAAGGGGATGTCGACCGAGGACGCGGTGAAGCTGATCCGCGGCCAAGCCGGTTCCACCGTGACCCTGCAACTGCGCCGCGACGGCAAGCTCGTGGACACCCCGTTGGTGCGTGCCCGCATTGAGTTGCACGCTGTGGATAGCCAGGTGAATACCAGCGCCGATGGCACCCGCATCGGCTACATCCGCCTGAAGCAGTTCAACGCCAATGCCGCCAAGGACATGGCGGATGCCCTCAAGAAGCTGGAGGGCGAGAACGTGCAGGGCTACGTCCTCGATCTGCGCAGCAATCCCGGTGGACTGCTGATGGCGAGCATCGCCATTGCCCGCCAATGGATGGACGAAGGCGTGATCGTGTCGACCAAAACGCGCGATGGCATTCAGGACACCAAGCGCGCCACGGGCCGTGCTCTGACCCAGCGCCCCCTGGTGGTGCTGGTGAATGAAGGTTCAGCCAGTGCCAGCGAAATTCTCTCCGGCGCCTTGCAGGACAACCACCGTGCTGTGGTGGTGGGTGAAAAGACCTTCGGTAAGGGTCTGGTGCAATCGGTGCGCGGGCTCTCCGATGGCTCCGGCATGACCGTGACCATCGCCAAATACCTCACCCCGGATGGTCGTGACATCCACAAGCACGGCATTGATCCGGATGTGAGGGCCAAACTCACCGCCCAGGAAGCCCAGAAGCTGCGGCTCGAAGACCTGGGTACGAGTAAGGACAGTCAGTACCGCGTTGCCGAATCCACCCTGCTCAAGCAGGTGAAGGCCAGCAATGGTGTCACCAAAGCGAAGCTCTACAACCCAGCGAGCGCCAATGTGCCGGCTGCGCTGAGCGGAGCTGGGAGCAGCCGCTGA
- the mfd gene encoding transcription-repair coupling factor, translated as MPLTALVRQLQQAPLTGEVLQRSQRDERLRMSGAGRGARALVSSALATAAEAPLLVVVPTLEEAGRWAALLELMGWSSAQLYPTSEGSPYEPFDPTSEITWGQLQVLSELLDEERAASMAIVATERALQPHLPPPAALKAQCLSLRKGDTVDLEELGETLTRLGYERVTSIEQEGSWSRRGDIVDVFPVSAELPVRLEFFGEELEKLREFDPASQRSLDPIEVVRLTPSGYGPLIADALRDGMPDGLDQLLSPEALEQLLEGGTPEGMRRLMGLAWSEPASLLSYLPANTLIAVDERRHCLAHGQQWFDHANEHHAEVCAELGVELPAVLHRTPEQALSSTETFAGFDLAELHESDNHPNSFDLASRPVPAYPNQFGKLAELIKGLQREKTRVWLLSAQPSRAVALLEEHDCITRFVPNSGDQASIERLIEQNTPVALKTKGTAELEGLQLPAWKLALITDREFFGQQSLTATGYVRRRRKAASRTVDPNKMRPGDFVVHRNHGIGKFIKLEKLAISGESRDYLVVQYADGLLRVAADQLGSLGRYRATTEQPPDLNRMGGTAWSKAKERARKAVRKVALDLVKLYAERHQAAGFCFPADGPWQSELEESFPYEPTPDQLKAIADVKRDMEKPQPMDRLVCGDVGFGKTEVAIRAIFKAVTAGKQVAMLAPTTVLAQQHWRSLSERFAPYPIKVSLLNRFRTAGERKAIQEGLGEGTVDVVVGTHQLLGKGTAFKQLGLLVVDEEQRFGVNQKEKIKALRKDVDVLTLSATPIPRTLYMSLSGVREMSLITTPPPLRRPIKTHLAALDEEAVRSAIRQELDRGGQIFYVVPRVEGIEDVAEGLRLMVPGLRLLVAHGQMAEGELESAMVAFNAGEADLMLCTTIVESGLDIPRVNTILIEDAHKFGLAQLYQLRGRVGRSGIQAHAWLFYPGDASLSEAARQRLRAIQEFAQLGSGYQLAMRDMEIRGVGNLLGVEQSGQMETIGFDLYMEMLQESLAEIQGQDIPAVDDTQIDLPITAFIPGDWIADNDEKMAAYRAAADCGSPDSLLQLATDWVDRYGAIPAPVISLLQLMELKLLAKRCGFSRIKPEKPNIALETPMEEPAFRLLRQGLPQHLHGRLMFQAGSGTTSKVLARGLGVLPMEKQVEELMNWLKQMAEQIPGADGLTDAQRAEQIQAKNEAVLSV; from the coding sequence ATGCCCCTCACCGCCCTGGTGCGACAGCTGCAGCAGGCTCCGCTCACCGGCGAAGTGCTGCAGCGCAGCCAGCGCGACGAGCGGTTGCGGATGAGCGGAGCGGGACGAGGCGCGCGGGCCCTGGTGAGCAGCGCCCTGGCCACGGCCGCCGAGGCACCACTCCTGGTGGTGGTGCCAACCCTGGAGGAGGCGGGCCGCTGGGCGGCGCTGTTGGAGCTGATGGGCTGGAGCAGCGCCCAGCTGTATCCCACCAGCGAGGGCAGCCCCTACGAACCGTTTGATCCCACCAGCGAGATCACCTGGGGGCAGCTGCAGGTGCTCAGCGAGCTCCTCGATGAAGAGCGGGCCGCCTCGATGGCGATCGTGGCCACCGAGCGGGCCCTCCAGCCGCACCTGCCCCCGCCAGCGGCACTGAAGGCCCAATGCCTGAGCCTGCGCAAGGGCGACACGGTGGATCTCGAGGAGCTGGGCGAAACGCTCACACGCCTGGGCTACGAGCGCGTCACCTCCATTGAGCAGGAGGGCAGCTGGAGCCGCCGCGGCGACATCGTGGATGTGTTCCCGGTGAGCGCCGAGCTGCCGGTGCGCCTGGAGTTCTTCGGCGAAGAGCTGGAAAAGCTGCGGGAATTTGATCCCGCCAGCCAACGCTCCCTGGATCCGATCGAGGTGGTGCGTCTCACCCCCAGCGGCTATGGCCCGCTGATCGCCGATGCCCTGCGCGACGGCATGCCCGATGGGCTGGATCAGCTGCTCAGCCCGGAAGCGTTGGAGCAACTACTCGAAGGGGGCACCCCCGAAGGAATGCGCCGGCTGATGGGTCTGGCCTGGAGCGAACCGGCCTCATTGCTCAGTTACCTGCCGGCGAACACCTTGATCGCCGTGGATGAGCGGCGCCACTGCCTCGCCCACGGCCAGCAGTGGTTCGACCATGCCAACGAGCACCACGCTGAGGTGTGCGCCGAACTCGGGGTGGAGCTACCGGCAGTGCTGCACCGCACGCCCGAGCAGGCGCTGAGCAGCACGGAGACTTTTGCCGGCTTCGATCTGGCGGAGCTGCACGAGAGCGACAACCACCCCAACAGCTTTGATCTAGCCAGCCGGCCGGTGCCGGCCTACCCCAATCAGTTCGGCAAGCTGGCCGAGCTGATCAAAGGGCTGCAGCGCGAGAAGACACGGGTGTGGCTGCTGTCGGCTCAGCCCAGCCGCGCCGTGGCCCTGCTGGAAGAGCACGACTGCATCACCCGGTTCGTACCCAACTCAGGTGATCAGGCCTCGATCGAGCGGCTGATCGAGCAGAACACGCCCGTGGCCCTCAAAACCAAGGGCACCGCTGAGCTCGAGGGCTTGCAGCTGCCGGCCTGGAAGCTGGCGCTGATCACCGACCGCGAATTCTTCGGGCAGCAATCGCTCACCGCCACGGGCTATGTGCGCCGGCGCCGCAAGGCCGCCAGCCGCACGGTGGATCCCAACAAGATGCGCCCCGGCGATTTCGTGGTGCACCGCAACCACGGCATCGGCAAGTTCATCAAGCTCGAAAAGCTGGCGATCAGCGGCGAATCGCGCGACTACCTGGTGGTGCAATACGCCGACGGCCTACTGCGGGTGGCGGCCGATCAACTCGGCAGCCTCGGCCGCTACCGGGCCACCACCGAGCAACCGCCCGATCTCAACCGGATGGGCGGCACGGCCTGGAGCAAGGCCAAGGAGCGGGCCCGCAAGGCCGTGCGCAAGGTGGCGCTCGATCTGGTCAAGCTCTACGCCGAACGCCACCAGGCCGCCGGTTTTTGCTTCCCCGCCGATGGTCCCTGGCAAAGCGAACTGGAGGAGTCGTTCCCCTACGAACCCACCCCCGACCAGCTGAAGGCGATCGCCGATGTGAAGCGCGACATGGAAAAGCCCCAGCCGATGGACCGGCTGGTGTGCGGCGATGTGGGCTTCGGCAAAACCGAAGTGGCGATCCGCGCCATCTTCAAAGCCGTCACCGCCGGCAAGCAGGTGGCGATGCTCGCCCCCACCACGGTGCTGGCACAGCAGCACTGGCGTTCTCTCTCGGAGCGCTTTGCGCCCTATCCGATCAAGGTGAGCTTGCTCAACCGCTTCCGCACCGCCGGCGAACGCAAGGCGATCCAGGAGGGCCTGGGGGAAGGCACGGTGGATGTGGTGGTGGGCACCCACCAACTGCTGGGCAAGGGCACCGCCTTCAAGCAGCTCGGGCTGCTGGTGGTGGATGAGGAGCAGCGCTTCGGCGTGAACCAGAAGGAAAAGATCAAGGCGCTGCGCAAAGACGTCGACGTGTTGACCCTCTCGGCAACCCCGATCCCGCGCACCCTCTACATGAGCCTCTCCGGCGTGCGGGAGATGAGCCTGATCACCACGCCGCCGCCCCTGCGCCGCCCGATCAAAACCCACCTCGCCGCCCTGGATGAGGAGGCGGTGCGCAGCGCCATCCGCCAGGAGCTCGATCGCGGCGGCCAGATCTTCTACGTGGTGCCGCGGGTGGAAGGCATCGAAGACGTGGCTGAGGGGTTGCGGTTGATGGTCCCGGGCCTACGCCTCCTGGTGGCCCACGGTCAGATGGCCGAAGGCGAACTGGAGAGCGCCATGGTGGCGTTCAACGCCGGCGAAGCCGACCTGATGCTCTGCACCACGATCGTGGAGAGCGGCCTCGACATCCCGCGCGTCAACACGATCCTGATCGAAGACGCCCACAAGTTCGGCCTGGCCCAGCTGTATCAGCTGCGGGGCCGGGTGGGCCGCAGCGGCATCCAGGCCCATGCCTGGTTGTTCTATCCAGGTGATGCATCACTGAGCGAAGCAGCGCGGCAGCGGCTGCGGGCCATCCAGGAATTCGCCCAACTCGGCAGCGGCTATCAACTCGCCATGCGCGACATGGAGATTCGCGGCGTGGGCAACCTGCTGGGGGTGGAGCAGAGCGGCCAGATGGAAACCATCGGCTTCGACCTCTACATGGAGATGCTGCAGGAATCCCTGGCGGAGATCCAGGGGCAAGACATCCCCGCCGTCGACGACACCCAGATCGATCTGCCGATCACCGCCTTCATCCCCGGCGACTGGATCGCCGACAACGACGAGAAGATGGCCGCCTACCGCGCCGCGGCCGACTGCGGAAGCCCCGATTCTCTGCTGCAACTGGCCACCGACTGGGTGGATCGCTATGGCGCCATCCCGGCACCGGTGATCTCACTGCTGCAGCTGATGGAGCTGAAGCTGCTGGCCAAGCGCTGCGGCTTCTCACGCATCAAACCCGAGAAGCCCAACATCGCCCTGGAAACACCGATGGAGGAGCCCGCCTTCCGGCTGTTGCGCCAGGGGCTGCCCCAGCACCTGCACGGCCGGTTGATGTTCCAGGCCGGTTCCGGCACCACCTCCAAAGTGCTGGCCCGGGGGCTGGGGGTGCTGCCAATGGAGAAGCAAGTGGAGGAGCTGATGAACTGGCTCAAGCAAATGGCCGAACAGATTCCCGGCGCCGACGGGCTCACCGATGCCCAACGGGCCGAGCAGATCCAGGCCAAGAACGAAGCGGTGCTGAGCGTCTGA
- a CDS encoding TerC family protein: MEAESIPSLSPLIQAADQWGEWLLLLPLLVALEAVLSADNAIALAAISRQLRDPQQQSQALNFGLGLALVFRLALIAVARWVLDFWPLQLLASAYLLWLCISNLMPASSAVASEVDADHAPEPGSPHHDRGLVAVVGTLALTDLAFSLDSVAAAVAVSDNLWLVMAGGVIGVVALRLTSALFIRWLGVFRHLEMAGYLAVGLVGMRLLLRLAAPDLVPPEWVLLAVVGLLFLWGFSSRYPTPESS; this comes from the coding sequence ATGGAAGCGGAGTCGATTCCTTCTCTCTCACCACTGATCCAGGCGGCGGATCAATGGGGTGAATGGCTGCTGCTGCTGCCGCTGCTGGTGGCGCTTGAGGCCGTGCTCTCCGCCGATAACGCCATTGCCCTGGCGGCGATTTCCAGGCAGCTGCGCGATCCGCAACAGCAAAGTCAGGCCCTGAACTTTGGCCTGGGTCTAGCGCTGGTGTTCCGGTTGGCGTTGATCGCTGTGGCGCGTTGGGTGCTCGATTTCTGGCCCCTTCAGCTGCTCGCTTCGGCCTACCTGCTCTGGCTCTGCATCAGCAACCTGATGCCCGCCTCCTCCGCGGTTGCATCCGAAGTGGACGCAGACCACGCCCCCGAACCCGGTTCACCCCATCACGATCGTGGTTTGGTTGCCGTGGTGGGCACCCTGGCCCTGACCGACCTCGCCTTTTCGCTCGACAGCGTTGCTGCAGCCGTCGCCGTGAGCGACAACCTCTGGCTTGTGATGGCGGGTGGGGTGATCGGCGTGGTGGCGTTGCGGCTCACCTCCGCGCTGTTTATCCGCTGGTTGGGTGTGTTTCGCCATCTCGAAATGGCGGGCTACCTGGCGGTGGGCTTGGTGGGGATGCGCCTGCTGCTGCGCCTAGCGGCACCTGATCTGGTGCCGCCGGAGTGGGTGCTGCTGGCGGTGGTGGGCCTGCTGTTCCTCTGGGGGTTCTCCAGCCGCTACCCCACCCCTGAATCCAGCTGA
- a CDS encoding DUF6464 family protein, producing MRVELRQAGSNRLLERLELDDIPQPGRWLVVEDRSFLVLQRHHRYQLRSGRYELSSIALQVKAQKQPADARWWQGRWVIGDPSCSYNARSPLLRCAVLPEGPCERCAHHTAIASEV from the coding sequence ATGCGTGTGGAACTGCGCCAGGCAGGCAGCAACCGCCTGCTCGAGAGGCTTGAGCTCGACGACATCCCCCAGCCCGGCCGCTGGCTGGTGGTGGAGGACCGCAGCTTTTTGGTGTTGCAGCGCCACCACCGCTATCAGTTGCGCAGCGGCCGCTACGAGCTCAGCTCCATTGCCCTGCAGGTGAAGGCCCAGAAGCAGCCGGCCGATGCCCGCTGGTGGCAGGGGCGCTGGGTGATCGGAGACCCCAGCTGCAGCTACAACGCCCGCAGCCCGCTGCTGCGATGCGCGGTGTTGCCGGAGGGGCCCTGTGAGCGCTGCGCCCACCACACGGCGATCGCATCTGAGGTGTGA
- a CDS encoding DEAD/DEAH box helicase, whose amino-acid sequence MLEKGYTNPSPIQTQCIPAVLEGRDVMAAAQTGTGKTAGFTLPMLERLRHGPHARNNVVRALVLTPTRELAAQVGENVAAYSRHLDLRSDVVFGGVKINPQMMRLRGGADVLVATPGRLMDLAQQNAVKLNRVEILVLDEADRMLDMGFIRDIQKILALLPAKRQNLLFSATFEASIKKLATGLLHNPVQLQATPENRTATTVEHLLHPCDMARKPDLLCHLIKSNDWQQVLVFSRTKHGANRIADRLTQEGMAAAAIHGNKSQGARTRALAGFKSGELRVLVATDIAARGIDIHQLPHVVNLDLPNQAEDYVHRIGRTGRAGCNGHAVSLVAAEEHELLRAIERLIGNPLPKQEVPGFERTIHSAPPLDLSGGRGRGGSSRGGGNSRAGGARTGRGRAPAGRSGQR is encoded by the coding sequence GTGTTGGAGAAGGGCTATACAAACCCCTCGCCGATTCAGACCCAGTGCATCCCGGCGGTGCTCGAGGGCCGCGATGTGATGGCGGCCGCCCAGACCGGTACGGGCAAAACAGCAGGCTTCACCCTGCCGATGTTGGAGCGGTTGCGCCACGGCCCCCACGCCCGCAACAACGTGGTGCGGGCCCTGGTGCTGACCCCCACCCGCGAGCTGGCGGCCCAGGTGGGCGAAAACGTGGCGGCCTATTCACGCCACCTCGATCTGCGCTCGGATGTGGTGTTTGGCGGGGTGAAGATCAATCCCCAGATGATGCGCTTACGTGGCGGCGCCGATGTGCTGGTGGCCACCCCCGGCCGGTTGATGGATCTGGCTCAGCAGAACGCCGTGAAGCTCAACCGGGTGGAAATCCTGGTGCTGGATGAAGCCGATCGGATGCTCGATATGGGCTTCATCCGCGACATCCAGAAAATCCTGGCGCTGTTGCCGGCCAAGCGGCAGAACCTGCTGTTCTCCGCCACGTTCGAAGCATCGATCAAAAAGCTGGCCACCGGTTTGCTGCATAACCCGGTGCAGCTCCAGGCCACACCGGAGAACCGCACCGCCACCACGGTGGAGCATCTGCTTCATCCCTGTGACATGGCGCGCAAGCCGGATCTGCTCTGTCACCTGATCAAGAGCAACGATTGGCAGCAGGTGCTGGTGTTCTCCCGCACCAAACACGGTGCGAATCGCATTGCCGATCGCCTCACGCAAGAGGGCATGGCGGCCGCGGCGATCCATGGCAACAAGAGCCAGGGGGCCCGCACCCGTGCCTTGGCCGGCTTCAAGAGCGGTGAGCTGCGGGTGCTGGTGGCCACCGATATCGCCGCTCGCGGCATCGACATTCACCAGCTCCCCCACGTGGTGAATCTGGATCTACCCAACCAGGCGGAGGACTATGTGCACCGCATTGGCCGCACCGGCCGTGCCGGTTGCAATGGCCATGCGGTGTCGCTGGTGGCGGCGGAAGAGCATGAGTTGTTGCGCGCGATCGAGCGTTTGATCGGCAACCCACTGCCCAAGCAGGAGGTACCGGGCTTCGAGCGCACCATCCACTCAGCGCCCCCCCTGGATCTCAGCGGTGGCCGTGGCCGCGGCGGCAGCAGCCGTGGCGGTGGCAACAGCCGCGCGGGTGGCGCCCGGACCGGGCGCGGACGCGCTCCTGCGGGGCGATCGGGCCAGCGTTGA
- a CDS encoding J domain-containing protein produces MGFDPRDWPTGSRGTRPITGNLDALLQENAALKQEVLRLRRLLDRYERLEREPRATAKPAWVSVDQAADWARLLTQQPGWTQLRAGDDHTGLQGLIAQLNRSSFLPQLSLEQRLDRLAPGLGRDLQDAVQRLTGKQRLAVLAAFALYGVSAREWLADEPRRVVAELRQQCQRLERTSRSRRPGSRTRSDRGSAGESHSGPPPGADPRRAEAYRQLGLAWGASREAIKKAHRRLVKQHHPDVGGEAEAFRRVNDAYQLLMA; encoded by the coding sequence ATGGGTTTTGATCCACGGGATTGGCCGACCGGCTCACGCGGGACGCGGCCGATCACCGGCAACCTGGATGCCTTGCTGCAGGAAAACGCTGCCCTCAAGCAGGAGGTGCTGCGGCTTCGCCGCTTGCTCGATCGTTATGAACGGCTTGAGCGCGAGCCAAGGGCGACGGCCAAGCCGGCTTGGGTCAGCGTTGACCAGGCGGCCGACTGGGCTCGCCTGCTGACGCAACAACCGGGCTGGACACAGCTGCGGGCTGGGGATGACCACACAGGGCTGCAGGGGTTGATTGCCCAGCTCAACCGCTCCAGCTTTCTGCCGCAGCTGAGCCTGGAGCAGCGTCTGGATCGCCTTGCCCCCGGGCTGGGGCGTGATCTGCAAGACGCCGTGCAGCGCCTCACCGGCAAGCAGCGCCTGGCCGTGTTGGCCGCCTTTGCTCTCTATGGCGTCAGCGCTCGCGAGTGGCTGGCCGATGAGCCGCGCCGGGTGGTGGCGGAGTTGCGTCAGCAGTGCCAGCGCCTGGAGCGCACCAGCCGAAGTCGCCGGCCCGGCAGCCGCACCCGAAGTGATCGAGGCAGCGCCGGTGAGAGCCATTCAGGGCCGCCCCCGGGCGCCGATCCCCGCCGCGCCGAGGCCTACCGGCAGTTGGGTTTGGCCTGGGGTGCATCGCGCGAGGCGATCAAGAAGGCCCACCGCCGTTTGGTGAAACAACACCATCCCGATGTGGGCGGTGAGGCTGAAGCCTTCCGCCGTGTGAACGACGCCTATCAGTTGCTGATGGCCTAG
- the fmt gene encoding methionyl-tRNA formyltransferase produces MKILFWGTPAYAVASLDALVAAGHELVGVVSQPDRRRGRGKALMPSPVKARALELGIPVFTPERIRREPECQRQLADLGADVYVVVAFGQILPLEILQQPPLGCWNGHGSLLPRWRGAGPIQWSLLEGDATTGVGIMAMEEGLDTGPVLLERSLPIGLRENAYQLAQRLAELTGELLVQALPLIAAAGPGPEAERLQRLGVRVQREEGMTYARMLTKDDHQIDWNQSALSIHRKVMGLYPGATSNWQGKRLKVLVTEPLVQRLAAELSPEAAELAQRWGLPPGSTPDANAPSAGTVLEVVAGIGVVVASSGCPLLLREAQLEGKAAASGTQLLQQLQAQAGDRLG; encoded by the coding sequence GTGAAGATTCTGTTCTGGGGCACCCCGGCTTATGCCGTGGCCAGCCTGGATGCCCTCGTCGCCGCCGGCCACGAGTTGGTGGGTGTGGTGAGTCAACCGGATCGGCGACGGGGCCGAGGCAAAGCCCTGATGCCCTCACCGGTGAAAGCGCGGGCGCTGGAGCTGGGCATCCCGGTGTTCACCCCCGAGCGGATTCGGCGAGAGCCTGAATGCCAACGGCAGCTCGCCGATCTGGGCGCTGATGTCTACGTGGTGGTAGCCTTTGGTCAGATCCTGCCGCTGGAGATCCTCCAGCAACCGCCCCTGGGCTGCTGGAACGGCCACGGCTCACTACTGCCGCGCTGGCGGGGAGCGGGCCCGATCCAATGGAGCCTGCTGGAGGGCGATGCCACCACCGGTGTTGGGATCATGGCGATGGAAGAGGGGCTCGACACGGGCCCGGTGCTCTTGGAGCGCTCCCTCCCGATCGGGCTGCGGGAGAACGCCTACCAGTTAGCCCAACGTCTGGCCGAGCTCACGGGCGAGCTGCTGGTGCAGGCATTGCCGTTGATCGCAGCAGCCGGCCCGGGCCCTGAAGCTGAGCGGCTGCAGCGGCTCGGGGTACGGGTGCAACGCGAAGAGGGCATGACCTACGCCCGCATGCTCACCAAAGACGATCACCAGATCGATTGGAACCAATCCGCCCTCAGCATCCATCGCAAAGTGATGGGGCTCTACCCAGGTGCCACCAGCAACTGGCAGGGCAAGCGGCTCAAGGTGTTGGTAACGGAACCGCTGGTGCAGCGTCTGGCGGCGGAGCTCAGCCCAGAAGCAGCTGAATTGGCGCAGCGGTGGGGACTCCCTCCCGGCAGCACACCGGACGCGAACGCCCCCTCCGCAGGCACGGTGCTGGAGGTGGTGGCCGGAATCGGCGTGGTGGTGGCCAGCAGCGGCTGCCCGCTGCTGCTGCGAGAAGCCCAGCTGGAGGGCAAGGCTGCCGCCAGCGGTACTCAACTGCTGCAACAACTCCAGGCCCAGGCAGGCGATCGCCTGGGCTAG